The following coding sequences lie in one Enterococcus sp. 9E7_DIV0242 genomic window:
- a CDS encoding histidine phosphatase family protein → MNMKKLVLGMAAALLLTGCARGASKTENTAESKTQENSEVTIYFARHGKTMLNTVDRSQGWIDAPLTPAGIEVAEFLGKGLKKADITFDKVYTSSSGRTQETAELILENNGQKEMDYTKDKRLREYNFGTYEGMMNEDMQAAVAEADGKTYEEYMENMQKDGFYKSILHFADVLAELDKENVEEGVNWAAEDSQTIVDRLTAALDDIVADAEKEGHKNVLVVSHGMSIITLLGELDSEAELPPTGLKNASISTVVYKDGKYSVDAVNDMTYVENGEKE, encoded by the coding sequence ATGAACATGAAGAAATTAGTGTTAGGGATGGCAGCAGCATTGTTATTGACTGGTTGTGCGAGGGGCGCAAGCAAGACAGAAAATACTGCGGAGAGTAAAACTCAGGAAAATAGTGAGGTAACGATCTATTTTGCTCGTCATGGGAAAACGATGCTGAATACTGTGGATCGTTCACAGGGCTGGATCGATGCGCCATTAACGCCAGCTGGTATCGAGGTAGCAGAGTTTCTAGGAAAAGGATTGAAGAAAGCAGATATCACTTTTGATAAGGTCTATACGAGCAGCAGTGGTCGGACACAAGAGACAGCTGAGCTGATTTTAGAAAATAATGGACAAAAAGAGATGGATTATACAAAAGATAAACGTTTGCGTGAGTACAATTTTGGTACGTACGAAGGAATGATGAATGAAGACATGCAAGCGGCCGTTGCCGAAGCGGATGGAAAAACTTACGAAGAATACATGGAAAACATGCAAAAAGACGGTTTTTACAAATCGATTTTACATTTCGCCGATGTCTTAGCAGAATTGGATAAAGAGAATGTTGAAGAAGGTGTTAACTGGGCAGCGGAAGACAGTCAGACAATCGTTGACCGTTTGACAGCAGCATTAGATGATATTGTCGCAGATGCCGAAAAAGAAGGACATAAAAATGTCTTAGTCGTCTCTCATGGCATGAGCATCATCACGCTATTAGGCGAGCTGGACAGTGAAGCAGAACTACCGCCAACAGGTCTGAAAAATGCCAGCATCTCAACCGTTGTCTATAAGGATGGCAAATACAGCGTAGACGCTGTGAACGACATGACTTACGTGGAGAACGGGGAGAAGGAATAA
- a CDS encoding N-acetylmuramoyl-L-alanine amidase, whose amino-acid sequence MRSRKRNRQRLLFFFILFLGIGTSFYYFELRLPVSGSNRTDQTDASEATQTTLAVAKANTRSEKETMSTTVVQIGEEDIPLYSQPDADSSEITTITRGEYVEYIDESYDWYHVVVNGEYEGYISSLYSELLDVDEPVTPVSLEETVVMLNPGHGGEDTGALSNDYYYYEKDITLATAQVIQDTLEAAGCTVILTRDTDTTETLDDICEDSMSNQADFFFSLHYDSTEYMNDASGTTTYYYYEKYAALAETINQSLADSLPLENRGVEVGNFQVLRQNTRPALLLELGYMNNDYDLATFVTNYYQQQVADALLEGIKEYIAS is encoded by the coding sequence ATGAGGAGTAGAAAACGAAATAGACAGCGATTACTGTTCTTTTTCATATTATTTTTAGGTATAGGGACGAGCTTCTATTATTTTGAATTGCGCCTACCAGTCTCTGGCAGCAATAGAACAGACCAGACTGATGCATCTGAGGCAACTCAGACAACACTAGCTGTTGCCAAAGCAAATACCAGGTCTGAAAAGGAGACCATGTCAACAACAGTCGTTCAGATTGGCGAGGAAGATATTCCTTTGTATAGCCAACCCGATGCTGACAGCTCGGAAATAACAACGATCACTCGTGGAGAGTATGTGGAATATATTGATGAAAGCTACGATTGGTACCATGTGGTTGTCAACGGAGAATATGAGGGCTACATTTCCAGTTTATATAGTGAACTTTTAGACGTAGATGAGCCTGTTACCCCCGTTTCCTTAGAGGAGACAGTTGTCATGTTGAATCCCGGACATGGCGGAGAAGACACTGGTGCGCTCAGTAATGACTATTATTACTATGAAAAAGATATCACGCTGGCAACGGCTCAAGTGATTCAAGACACACTCGAAGCGGCTGGCTGTACCGTCATTCTTACCAGAGATACCGACACAACAGAAACGCTAGATGATATTTGTGAGGACAGCATGAGCAATCAAGCGGATTTTTTCTTTAGTCTGCATTATGATTCGACAGAGTACATGAATGATGCTTCCGGAACAACGACCTACTATTATTATGAAAAATATGCAGCATTAGCAGAAACAATCAATCAATCGTTAGCTGATTCATTGCCTTTAGAAAATCGTGGCGTTGAAGTCGGAAACTTTCAAGTGCTGCGTCAGAATACTCGACCAGCTCTGCTCTTAGAGCTGGGCTACATGAACAATGATTATGATTTAGCTACCTTCGTGACGAACTATTATCAACAACAAGTCGCTGACGCGTTATTGGAAGGGATTAAAGAGTATATTGCTTCTTGA
- a CDS encoding GNAT family N-acetyltransferase produces MEMMINYSLILAKNQYLTTERLRLRPITLADAEDMFDYASDEETATYVFPVHYRIEDTEAAIASYFVKDPLGKYGIELKENGKMIGSIDLRVDEVNRSAEIGYTLNKAYWGQGIVAEAGQALLQLGFEKLNLVRIFAKYDSDNPNSGKVMDKLGMKEEGVLPNARINKGKIVTDVIKGLTIRDWEELNGR; encoded by the coding sequence ATGGAAATGATGATCAATTACAGCTTAATATTGGCAAAAAATCAATACTTAACCACCGAGCGTTTGCGCCTTCGGCCGATAACATTGGCCGATGCTGAGGATATGTTTGATTACGCATCCGATGAGGAAACAGCAACCTATGTATTTCCTGTTCACTATAGAATCGAGGACACAGAAGCAGCGATTGCATCATACTTTGTCAAGGACCCGCTGGGTAAATACGGAATCGAACTAAAAGAAAATGGGAAGATGATCGGCTCGATCGATTTACGTGTGGATGAAGTCAATCGAAGTGCTGAAATCGGTTATACATTGAATAAAGCATACTGGGGTCAAGGAATTGTTGCCGAAGCCGGTCAGGCGTTGCTCCAGTTAGGCTTTGAAAAGCTGAATCTTGTGCGAATATTTGCGAAATACGATAGTGATAACCCGAATTCAGGAAAAGTAATGGATAAGCTAGGGATGAAAGAAGAAGGCGTTCTGCCAAATGCCCGTATCAATAAAGGGAAAATCGTAACGGACGTAATCAAAGGACTGACAATCAGAGATTGGGAAGAGCTGAACGGACGCTAG
- a CDS encoding DUF3788 domain-containing protein yields the protein MEWNDKFSRENQPEIADVTEYIGTKEWDKLYHELTEVIGAKPKLEHSRCSIPGWNMKFKKKGKNLCTAYPQAGQVQVLIIANQQYQTEIEAVIATSDERIQKAYEKYDFFNGGKWLIFDINDEEILADALKLIQFRLL from the coding sequence ATGGAATGGAATGACAAATTTTCCAGAGAGAATCAACCGGAAATCGCAGATGTCACCGAGTATATCGGTACCAAAGAATGGGACAAACTTTATCATGAGCTAACAGAAGTGATTGGTGCGAAGCCTAAGCTGGAGCACAGTCGCTGTTCAATTCCCGGGTGGAACATGAAATTTAAGAAAAAGGGAAAGAATTTATGTACGGCTTACCCGCAGGCGGGGCAGGTTCAGGTATTGATCATTGCGAACCAACAGTATCAAACAGAAATCGAAGCGGTGATTGCGACCTCTGATGAGCGTATTCAGAAAGCATATGAAAAATATGATTTTTTCAATGGCGGAAAGTGGTTGATTTTTGATATCAACGATGAAGAGATATTGGCAGATGCCTTGAAGCTGATCCAATTTCGATTACTATAA
- a CDS encoding AlkZ-related protein codes for MTDKTLKEYLIHYGILTCNSTPTIPNITDLGFHWSDVTRLIDNHELFYCKTYKNRTTYLSPEVYYLLKQCKKQKPMSAESQEIHQLLKNNTMETSELKAFSFMQQSEYKKAFDFLLKERYITAIQNGRFINPNWSTFVYTVAENWEAYTPETVCTTDPVEQLTTILQSFMTEKEVRNFLK; via the coding sequence ATGACGGACAAAACGCTTAAAGAATATCTGATCCATTATGGCATACTGACTTGCAACTCCACACCCACGATACCCAACATTACAGACTTGGGTTTTCACTGGTCGGATGTTACCCGTTTGATCGACAATCATGAACTATTCTACTGCAAAACTTATAAAAATCGCACGACCTATTTGTCCCCAGAGGTCTATTATCTTTTGAAGCAATGCAAAAAACAAAAGCCGATGAGTGCAGAAAGCCAAGAGATTCATCAGCTTCTGAAAAATAATACGATGGAAACAAGTGAGTTAAAAGCTTTTTCTTTTATGCAACAGAGTGAGTATAAGAAAGCTTTTGATTTTCTATTGAAGGAGCGATACATCACTGCTATTCAGAATGGCCGGTTCATTAATCCAAATTGGTCGACCTTTGTTTATACTGTTGCTGAGAATTGGGAAGCTTATACACCAGAAACTGTTTGCACTACCGACCCAGTTGAGCAGCTTACTACTATCCTTCAGTCATTTATGACAGAGAAGGAAGTCCGCAATTTTTTAAAGTAG
- the rplM gene encoding 50S ribosomal protein L13 produces MAKAGEVERKWYVVDATDVPLGRLSTVVASVLRGKNKPTFTPHVDTGDFVIVINADKVKLTGKKATDKIYYRHSQYPGGLKSVTAGELREKNSRRLIENSVKGMLPKNTLGRKQLTKLNVYGEAEHPHTAQQPEVLDITNLI; encoded by the coding sequence ATGGCCAAAGCTGGCGAAGTAGAACGTAAATGGTACGTAGTAGATGCAACTGATGTTCCTTTGGGACGCCTTTCAACAGTTGTAGCATCTGTACTACGTGGAAAAAATAAACCAACATTCACACCTCATGTGGATACTGGAGATTTTGTAATTGTAATCAATGCTGACAAAGTGAAATTAACTGGTAAAAAAGCGACTGACAAGATTTACTACCGTCACAGCCAATACCCAGGTGGTTTGAAATCTGTTACTGCTGGTGAACTACGTGAGAAAAACTCTCGTCGTCTAATCGAAAATTCTGTAAAGGGTATGCTTCCTAAGAACACTTTAGGCCGTAAACAACTTACTAAATTGAACGTATATGGTGAAGCTGAGCATCCACATACTGCACAACAACCAGAAGTTCTAGATATCACAAACCTAATTTAA
- the rpsI gene encoding 30S ribosomal protein S9 gives MAQVQYIGTGRRKNAVARVRLVPGTGKITVNKKDVEEYIPHADLREVINQPFGVTETKGAYDVLVNVNGGGYAGQSGAIRHGIARALLQVDPDFRSALKRAGLLTRDARMVERKKPGLKKARKASQFSKR, from the coding sequence TTGGCTCAAGTACAATATATCGGCACTGGCCGTCGTAAAAATGCAGTTGCCCGCGTACGTTTAGTACCAGGAACTGGTAAAATTACTGTAAACAAAAAAGATGTTGAAGAATATATCCCTCACGCTGACTTGCGTGAAGTAATCAATCAGCCTTTCGGCGTGACTGAAACAAAAGGCGCTTACGATGTTTTAGTAAACGTTAATGGTGGTGGCTACGCAGGACAATCAGGAGCTATCCGTCACGGAATCGCTCGTGCATTGTTACAAGTAGATCCAGATTTCCGTTCAGCACTAAAACGCGCTGGGTTACTTACTCGTGACGCACGTATGGTTGAACGTAAGAAACCAGGTCTTAAGAAAGCCCGTAAAGCTTCACAGTTTTCAAAACGTTAG
- a CDS encoding site-specific integrase, which yields MASIEKRGKSYRATVSLYKNGKYTRITKTDEDKSIVEQWALEKELEKGKGHDLAKRSTPFAVFFKNWVYLVKKNDVREATFQNYTRTITIVERLFKDIPLKNLDDIVVQSKIDEYGKTHSRKTTTEVLLKIRTSLRYAYGRGLLSTDFANLVKTRGKEADKRNCALSITELKKLRKYLLNNYTEFNVLALLALETGCRRGELLGLRPVDLYEYGVKICRSISPTTDDTSLKTKHSKRDISINKEVYDLLVAIPVKSNGYIFDNDNFRQSAKLKRVLKKAGVSTTTFHGLRDTHASFLFSQDISLDYVSRRLGHNSVLTTQNYYLELMPEKKHQQDADALNLLSSLSD from the coding sequence ATGGCAAGTATAGAAAAAAGAGGAAAATCGTACAGGGCTACTGTCTCCTTGTATAAAAATGGAAAATATACACGAATCACTAAGACAGATGAAGACAAGAGTATTGTGGAGCAGTGGGCGCTTGAAAAGGAGTTGGAAAAGGGAAAAGGTCATGATTTAGCAAAACGTTCTACTCCTTTCGCTGTCTTCTTTAAAAATTGGGTTTATCTCGTGAAAAAGAACGATGTGAGAGAAGCAACTTTTCAGAACTATACAAGAACAATCACGATTGTTGAAAGGCTCTTTAAAGACATTCCGTTAAAAAATCTTGATGATATCGTTGTTCAATCAAAAATTGATGAATACGGAAAAACTCATTCAAGAAAGACAACGACTGAGGTTTTGTTAAAAATTAGAACGTCTTTGAGATACGCTTATGGGCGGGGGCTACTCTCTACAGATTTTGCAAATCTAGTTAAAACGAGAGGTAAGGAAGCAGATAAAAGAAATTGCGCTCTTTCAATAACTGAACTAAAAAAGCTGAGAAAATACTTACTCAATAACTACACTGAGTTTAATGTACTGGCTCTTCTTGCTCTTGAAACAGGTTGCCGACGTGGCGAACTGCTAGGGTTGCGTCCAGTGGATTTATATGAGTACGGTGTTAAAATATGTCGTTCTATCAGTCCAACAACTGACGATACTTCTCTTAAAACAAAGCATTCTAAACGAGATATCTCGATTAATAAAGAAGTGTATGATTTGCTTGTTGCTATTCCTGTTAAGTCTAATGGATATATTTTTGATAATGATAACTTTCGTCAATCGGCAAAGCTAAAGAGGGTCTTAAAAAAAGCGGGTGTTTCAACTACCACATTTCATGGCTTACGCGATACTCATGCTTCTTTCTTGTTTTCTCAAGATATCAGTCTTGATTATGTTTCGAGGCGTTTAGGACACAACAGCGTGCTGACGACACAAAACTATTACCTTGAATTAATGCCAGAAAAAAAGCATCAGCAAGATGCCGATGCTTTAAATCTATTGAGTTCGTTGTCAGATTGA
- a CDS encoding helix-turn-helix domain-containing protein: protein MNETDNMPLLLNREQASKFLGVDPATFDKYIRNNDDLKRFMVGKRERYLKSELIKFIETHLVS, encoded by the coding sequence ATGAATGAAACTGATAATATGCCGCTGCTTCTTAATAGGGAACAGGCTTCAAAGTTTCTAGGTGTTGATCCAGCTACTTTTGATAAATATATTCGAAACAACGACGATTTAAAAAGGTTTATGGTTGGAAAACGAGAACGCTATTTAAAATCAGAATTAATAAAATTCATCGAAACACATTTAGTAAGTTGA
- a CDS encoding conjugal transfer protein gives MGKRKKQRAKHTKELKQKSKKQYSGRVPRFIVGLGWSLVIGGICFGVYNNVTATSTHTVHEVETIKEKLTDTTGIESFTTDFVKTFFTISPNSKDQGDRQEKLVNYLADDLNASSLLYKELKEETAVQNIDIWKIDKVRDNIYSVSFKLSIESSSELYDRAYAVEVYAKDQQFAIVKLPVLSSLPEKAVVISSKELPTSAIETTTRENVEGFLETFFAVYPKADKKELLYYGNDLQPIQENLSFLEINNPQMYENSDSVEATCTVTYKDNDTQMIHEMFYELTLKKLEGDKFSIKELR, from the coding sequence ATGGGAAAAAGGAAGAAACAGCGTGCAAAGCATACTAAAGAACTCAAACAGAAAAGTAAAAAACAATACAGCGGACGTGTTCCACGCTTTATTGTGGGTCTAGGGTGGTCGCTAGTCATTGGTGGTATCTGTTTTGGTGTCTATAATAATGTCACTGCTACATCGACACATACGGTTCATGAAGTCGAAACGATCAAAGAGAAATTGACCGATACGACTGGAATAGAAAGTTTTACGACTGATTTTGTCAAAACTTTCTTTACTATCTCGCCTAACAGTAAAGATCAAGGAGACAGACAGGAAAAGCTAGTAAATTATCTGGCGGATGATTTAAATGCGTCCTCGCTTCTCTATAAAGAATTGAAAGAAGAAACAGCAGTTCAAAATATAGATATTTGGAAAATCGATAAGGTTCGGGACAATATCTATAGTGTGTCGTTTAAATTATCGATTGAATCTTCGAGTGAATTATATGATCGTGCATATGCTGTAGAAGTGTATGCTAAAGATCAACAATTCGCAATTGTAAAATTGCCTGTCCTTTCGTCTCTTCCTGAAAAAGCTGTTGTCATAAGTTCTAAAGAGCTGCCAACGTCAGCAATTGAAACAACGACACGCGAGAATGTCGAAGGCTTCCTTGAAACGTTTTTCGCTGTCTATCCTAAAGCGGATAAAAAGGAATTGCTGTATTATGGCAATGACTTACAACCGATTCAAGAAAATCTTTCATTCTTGGAAATCAATAATCCTCAAATGTACGAAAATAGTGATAGCGTTGAGGCGACTTGTACAGTTACGTACAAGGATAACGACACACAAATGATACATGAAATGTTTTACGAGCTAACACTTAAAAAACTTGAGGGCGACAAATTTTCTATCAAGGAGTTAAGATGA
- a CDS encoding lysozyme family protein has translation MIRKFSLFGAALVFLSMFMFMTGGGGKTETNDNTTENVVTVGLPEEVLQYEEIVKNEAKKHNISDKVPVLLAIMAVESGGRGNDVMQSSESLGLPVNSLQPIASIQQGVKYYASLLRSARAADCDDDVAIACYNFGGGYLDFVIKNGKKHTIEIAEKFSRDVVAPSLGNTTGEKYHYPNPVADNYGNYLYWNGGNFFYVNLVKQFLSSGSDPNVTIAILDSVLGQRVNNGECYGLTAYYVQKLGGPTMMGSGFMSASAIGTDYDWASYGWTVILRPKIDQINAGDVINWSQDPIYAPTIYGHTGVVKSVNKETGKITTYEQNAEKGRIAAIYERPWVPSFSSVVRKK, from the coding sequence ATGATAAGAAAGTTCTCGTTGTTTGGCGCTGCTCTTGTTTTCCTTAGTATGTTTATGTTTATGACTGGTGGAGGCGGAAAGACTGAAACGAACGATAACACAACAGAAAACGTGGTAACAGTTGGTCTTCCTGAAGAGGTTCTTCAGTATGAAGAAATCGTTAAAAACGAAGCAAAGAAGCACAATATTTCTGATAAAGTCCCCGTTCTGCTAGCAATTATGGCAGTAGAAAGCGGTGGACGTGGTAATGACGTTATGCAATCGTCAGAAAGTCTAGGTTTACCTGTCAATTCTCTTCAACCAATAGCGAGTATTCAACAAGGAGTGAAGTATTACGCTTCGCTTCTTCGTTCTGCTCGTGCTGCTGATTGTGATGATGATGTAGCGATCGCCTGTTACAATTTCGGCGGTGGTTATCTGGATTTTGTTATAAAAAATGGCAAGAAACACACGATTGAAATTGCGGAGAAATTTTCTCGTGATGTTGTTGCGCCTTCGCTTGGTAATACAACAGGCGAAAAATATCATTATCCAAATCCTGTAGCTGATAATTACGGAAACTATCTTTACTGGAATGGTGGGAATTTTTTCTATGTAAACCTTGTAAAACAATTTTTGAGTTCTGGTTCTGATCCTAACGTCACGATTGCGATTCTTGATTCAGTGCTAGGTCAACGTGTGAATAACGGCGAATGTTATGGGCTGACCGCTTACTATGTTCAAAAGCTTGGCGGTCCAACCATGATGGGGTCTGGTTTCATGAGCGCTTCTGCCATAGGAACTGATTATGATTGGGCGTCTTATGGGTGGACAGTGATTTTGCGACCTAAAATCGATCAAATAAATGCGGGCGATGTGATTAATTGGAGTCAAGACCCGATTTATGCGCCAACGATTTATGGTCATACAGGGGTGGTAAAATCGGTAAATAAAGAAACTGGAAAAATAACCACCTATGAGCAAAATGCGGAAAAAGGCCGAATTGCGGCAATCTATGAGCGTCCTTGGGTTCCTTCGTTTTCAAGTGTTGTGCGTAAGAAATAG
- a CDS encoding CD3337/EF1877 family mobilome membrane protein, with translation MRRKYYLGGLLVFLFFLFFAAAPSIAEGAGWVTEAVGQDGAVFNFEKYPLDNYSLDFYVDTSWNWLPWKWGEGIGDAVIYGLYAITNVVWILNVYVCYFLGYLVQEAFDLDFITSLVSSLATNMQKIGGIDGNGLRATGLFPSYGVLIIVVFGCYIAYVGAIKQQATRAIQHTLVFAFTFIASGVFLMNANSYLTSINNAQKEINTEMLTIAKDIIPSASTTTIETTPTSGTEQEQRTKAATNAIRENLFELQVYTPYMLLQYGESSEKEIGKDRIDKLLNESQFTESERNKNVENEVNKLDNMNMSVKGAFLRFGMTILVIGTNLVIGMSVLTLTIIMIFSQVLFLLFCAMLPVAMVFSLFPNSNKILFSAMQKIVQNLLTKMGITLILAVTFSLSHSFYSLSKDKGYIWVVFLQIAVWLTVKNRVNELLSFMKLGNAETKPAGRLGRMAKGLLMAGTARGLMKRATNPRANQQQNRQSEERRQQQKQQRKQQSKQSFSKSIGQKLSNIQDMPNNVVEKANNIKDSVKNAPQNAKHKALEARDNYTDGRMNQEIKNNESRSNRQTARKNAQQQRNNALRASQQRKQNLARNQMSSAALQSVDASRLKKEQNALRSTRSQSDGKHRVSVPVAKASFDKSVAKKVPYTNAKEQREYKDTAKASYKVSGHSAVSNRNPRVPVYFENDPVGKEKAERFNQNQQERRLKRQAGNLGIKERPRVEQFVKHRQTMMKRGGKR, from the coding sequence ATGAGAAGAAAATATTACCTAGGGGGGCTGTTGGTCTTCCTTTTTTTCTTGTTCTTCGCTGCTGCTCCTTCGATTGCTGAGGGTGCGGGGTGGGTTACTGAGGCTGTTGGTCAAGATGGGGCGGTATTCAATTTCGAGAAGTACCCGCTTGATAATTATTCCTTGGATTTTTATGTTGATACGTCTTGGAATTGGCTACCTTGGAAATGGGGCGAAGGTATCGGCGACGCGGTTATTTATGGTCTTTATGCAATAACTAACGTCGTTTGGATTCTCAATGTCTATGTCTGTTATTTCTTAGGGTATTTGGTACAAGAAGCCTTTGACTTGGATTTTATCACTAGTCTAGTCTCTAGCCTTGCAACCAATATGCAAAAAATCGGTGGTATCGATGGAAATGGACTACGTGCAACGGGGCTGTTTCCTTCTTATGGGGTTCTGATTATCGTTGTTTTTGGCTGCTATATTGCATATGTCGGTGCAATCAAGCAACAAGCAACAAGGGCGATACAACATACTCTTGTTTTCGCTTTTACGTTTATTGCTTCTGGTGTGTTTCTAATGAATGCAAATAGCTATCTAACATCGATTAATAACGCTCAAAAAGAAATCAATACGGAAATGCTGACGATTGCGAAAGATATTATCCCGTCGGCTTCTACAACTACAATCGAAACAACGCCCACATCTGGAACAGAACAAGAGCAACGAACGAAAGCAGCAACAAATGCCATTCGTGAAAATCTCTTCGAGCTTCAAGTCTATACGCCTTATATGCTCTTGCAGTATGGCGAAAGCAGTGAAAAAGAAATTGGAAAGGATCGAATCGATAAATTATTGAATGAGTCTCAGTTTACTGAAAGCGAAAGAAATAAGAACGTTGAAAATGAAGTGAACAAATTGGACAACATGAACATGTCAGTCAAAGGTGCATTTCTTCGCTTCGGTATGACGATTTTAGTCATTGGAACCAATCTTGTTATTGGTATGAGCGTTCTTACATTAACGATAATAATGATCTTTTCTCAAGTCTTGTTCTTGCTTTTCTGTGCAATGCTTCCGGTCGCAATGGTCTTCTCTCTATTTCCTAATTCAAATAAGATTCTATTTTCTGCTATGCAAAAAATAGTTCAAAATCTACTAACGAAAATGGGAATCACATTGATTCTTGCAGTTACTTTTTCTCTTAGTCACTCGTTCTATTCTCTATCAAAAGATAAAGGGTATATATGGGTTGTCTTCTTACAAATTGCTGTATGGCTAACTGTAAAAAATAGAGTCAATGAGCTGTTGTCATTTATGAAACTAGGCAATGCTGAAACGAAACCCGCTGGACGTCTTGGACGTATGGCGAAAGGGCTTCTTATGGCTGGGACTGCTCGTGGCTTAATGAAACGTGCGACAAATCCACGCGCTAACCAACAGCAAAACAGACAAAGTGAAGAACGGAGACAACAGCAGAAGCAACAAAGGAAACAACAGTCCAAGCAGTCTTTCTCAAAATCTATCGGTCAAAAATTATCGAATATTCAAGATATGCCGAACAATGTTGTTGAGAAAGCAAACAATATTAAGGACAGCGTGAAGAACGCGCCTCAAAATGCGAAGCATAAGGCATTAGAAGCTCGTGATAACTACACTGATGGACGAATGAACCAAGAAATCAAGAATAATGAAAGTCGTTCAAATCGTCAAACAGCACGTAAGAACGCACAACAACAACGTAATAATGCGTTGCGTGCTTCGCAACAAAGGAAACAAAATCTTGCTAGAAATCAAATGTCTTCCGCTGCACTTCAATCAGTTGATGCTTCACGACTTAAAAAAGAGCAAAACGCATTAAGATCAACGAGAAGTCAATCTGACGGAAAACATCGCGTTTCTGTTCCTGTAGCAAAAGCTAGTTTTGATAAATCTGTTGCTAAAAAAGTGCCGTATACGAATGCAAAAGAGCAACGAGAGTATAAAGACACCGCGAAAGCTTCTTATAAAGTTTCTGGACATTCGGCAGTAAGTAATAGAAATCCTCGTGTTCCTGTGTACTTTGAAAATGATCCTGTAGGTAAAGAAAAGGCTGAGCGTTTTAATCAAAATCAACAAGAAAGACGATTAAAACGACAAGCGGGTAACTTGGGTATTAAAGAACGACCACGTGTCGAGCAATTCGTAAAACATCGACAAACGATGATGAAACGGGGCGGTAAACGATGA